In Lolium rigidum isolate FL_2022 chromosome 3, APGP_CSIRO_Lrig_0.1, whole genome shotgun sequence, the genomic window tgtgtgtgtgtgtgtgtgtgtgatatATCGAGCGAGAGACTGGTTCGGGGACGCAAGGGTTTCTATTTTTTCATTAAGATGTTGATTTCGACATCTCAACTAGCTTGGGCTTGGTCTAGTTTAAAAACAATTTGGTTGGCTTATTGTCTCTTCTTTCCATATCAGCGATTTTCTCAATTAAACCAAAAAAGGATGAAAAGTGAACTATTTCGAGAGTTCAAGGCCCGTTCTAACCAAAGATAAATTTTAGGACGAAAAGTGAACTTCCAAGTTCAAGGACGAGAAGTGGACTTTCTTCTTTAAGCATCAATGGTACAACATTAGCACCTATGTACTTGCGGCAAGAAAATACACTTCTTTTACAAAGCACCTGTGTTACACATGCCCTTCAATTTTTCTAAATGTAACTTGTAACAGTGATAATCCAAAATAAGAAATCACTAGTAGTAAGAGCAATACTGGTGAAGAACATTGACCCTCGGCTGAGCATATTTAGGTATCTAACTTTACGGTTTTCCTGGGTCTCGACTGACATTTCTAAGTCTCGCTCaattcagaaaagtgcaacttcaATTTAGTGAAACATGCAACTTCATTTGTCAGTACACTgaaattgcacttttctgaatCGAATGAGACTTAGAAAATCTcaattgactgagacatagctggACCTTAACTTTATGACTAGATTCTAATCATTTTCCTTGTAAACCCAGTTTCCTGCAATAATATTACGTTTGGCATGAGAATATCATGTATTTTTTAAatactaaaaaaacaaaaaaaaaacattcacAACAGAGCTGACATAACAGATAAACCAGCACAATGTACATATAGTTGAAATAAGAACTCTGTACAGTAAAATAGTATGTTTTAGTCCAAAGGCATCGATCGCATAAGGTGAGTTGAAATAAGAACTCTGTACAGTTAGGTAAGAAGTAGACTAACTTGTTGCTGTCAGAGCATACCAAAGGAACTCACCTTAGTAGTGCTTTTGCTTGACAAGACAACTTTAGTAGATGAATTGTTGACTGGTTCAGATGTTTTAACATCTGAAGAACTAGAgttaatacttggagcaattttcCCAATGGAGATATCACTATTCTGACACTGCCTGCTGCACTTCTCAACCTGTCTGTGACAGAAATAGCATTAATAAAGGTCAAAAATGAATAGGATATAGTAAAAATAAGTAGAATAGATTGCTTGAAATCTTGAAATGTATATTTTGAACCAGAACCATGCAATCATGAGTCATGCATATGACAAAACGTGGGTCTGAATAACATAAAATAGTTGAAATGAGAACATACTTTGATGGAGACACAATTACAGACCCGGATGCTTTTGGATCTTTCAAATGTGAAGTTTGTGGCTCCAATGATGCTGCCATCACACCACAAGCAGTACTTTTAGCAACATCTTTAGTAGCAAGGGAAAAATCCTGAAAAAACAACAGTTCATAAACTCCCAAGGCAATGTGTTTCATTATACGCTAAATGCATTAAACCTACCTTTGCGATCACTTGAACAAGATCATCTGGACAAACAATGAGAGTATCCACAAAAGCTCCCAGAGATAGATTGGCATCGTCCTTCCCATTCACAATCTTCCGTGCTTTCTTTAGCACAACACCTGCTCAACAGAAATCCATCAGTCCAATTCTTTCTCCCGCGAAAACTCAAAGCTGTTCTCTGAAATCAAACAGTACAGAAATTATAATGCCCAAAACTCTGAAGTCGGAACAATATAAGCAGAAGCACTAGGTGAACTCAAACTACAGGAACAAAAGAACAAAGGGAGTTCAGATATCACAGCAGAAACTACACAAGATCAAGGCTAATCCAGAGACACTGCACATGATCTGCCAAGGAAAAGGTACAATTTCTAGAGAACTTACAGCAGATCCAAAACAAGCACGAATCAGCCTGCATAAAAGGAGTAACAATATACTAATGTTCGTTCCCCCAAGGTGAAAATTCTACTGTAATTGCTTTTCTGCGGATAAAAATACATTACTCCTCTGAAACTCACCACGAGGCACATAATCACAGCTCAAATCTAGAGATAAACCAATATTTTAAGTTAACTACTGCAATCCCTTCATAATACCCAATCATAACAATTAGCTACGTACTACAGTCTACAATTGGATAACACAATGAAGGATAACCGCTTGATCCCACAACGAAAGCATAGTTGCCGATACGTGTAGACAAAATAAAAGCAACATACAGGTGGAACTTCATCCCTCAATCGACACTAATGGCTCCGATGTAATCCAACGGAATGCAGCAACGTGACTTGAGACCAGAAAGTAAATCAAAAACGGTGCCCTGTGATCTCGACAACGTACATTTGAATCGACCCCAAATGCTCAAAAGATCACCAAAACGACGCTTCAAACTAAACTCACGACGTGGACGGTACAGGATGGGAGGATGGTGAAGGAACGTAATGCTACTAACTAAAATTTCATTGCATGAACCAGGGTAGCTCGAAGGAATCCGGATACAATTTCCAGGACAATTTCCTACCGAACGAGACGTACCGAGATCtcggccggcggccgccggagagCGCGACGCACATGGCCGCATCAGAGAAGAGGAACAGCACACGCCGATCTCCACCACCCGGCCCAAATCCACGACAACATCGATTAAAACTAGCAagacggcggccgccgccgaccaCGGCCACACAACGAACACGCAGATCGCAAACGCATTCTAAGAAAAAACAGAGGAGAGCAACCAAGTTGCCTCGCGGCATCCACTGCGTCCACCCAACAGCCGGATCACGGGACCGGGCCCCGTTCCCATGATCCCCGAACCCAGCGGCACACCTACGGGAaccaacgaggaggaggaagggcgGGCGCGTACCGTATCCGGCGTCGAGGGAGGCGGCGTGAAAGACGCCGGCGTAGGCGGATCCGTCGCGGACCTGCACCTCGACGGGCAGGCCGACCATGCAGACCGTGGCGAGCAGCAGCGCCTCGCAgaccgcgggcggcggcgcggccgccgccggcgccgccttggCCTTTTTGGGGCGGGCCATGGGTGGAGAGGAAGAGGGGAGGCGACGAGCCGGGCGGAAAGGCGAGGCGACAAAGCGGAGAGGAAAGGACCCAGCGTGCGTGCGCGGCCGTGTCACGACGGGTCGTCCGGTCGGTTCGGAATGGGGACAGAGTCCGACCGGTCGGACTCGTGACGCGATCGGGTCGGGCGCGTATCTCAAAGCGCCCTGCCTGATGGCGAGGAATCTCTGGCTGTACGTACAGGTGCTACAGCGCATGTCTCGAATTATGGCTGCCTTTCTCGTCAGCTTTGTCGCCTTGCACTTGCAGAGGGCATCTCTGCGGAGTACTCTTTTCCGGTACGATCGGAATGCTTTCCGGTGCAATCGTCGTTCGTCGACGATCTGTTTTCCGGTAGAATCGTCGACCGTGGGAATTTTATTATTCTCTTTATTATTATAATTGCAAATACAAATACACAATGCTAGGCATCCCCAAGATCAATTTTTTTTGCTCCTCTAAGATTCCAAATCTCGCTTTTGTGCTATATATAATGTAccaaatagcaaaaaaaaaaaacttttaaaATCTATTTCCAACTAAATCTCTACTTTTGTTTCCAAAATAAACACCAATGTAGCAAAACTAACTCGACCGTCGAATAAagtaattcaacataaaatacacATCTTAgcaaaaacctcaccgagaccatTGTAGACCACCTACCAAACATATTATGTTATTGTAGCAAAAATAAAAAACTGCAATTGCAGCAAAACCGATCTGATTGGAGACCTCTCTAAAGATAATGTCACCGGAGATCTTGAATCGAAACAATTATACTATTATTATAGCAAAAATCGCATAGCAAATGTAGCAAAGCCTGATTTCGTAGACTAGCTAGAGACATGGCAgcaataaagtaaaaaaaatattATAGCAAAATCACATAACAAATGTAGAAAAACAGATTTCGTTGGAGACATTGTAGCAAACAATTTATATTTATTCCATCCCACCAAGGTTGTCTGAAATTTGTCAAGATTTAGATGTATTTAGATGTTatatagtatctagatacatctaagatTTAACAACCTCGGACAATCTTCATGGGGCAGAGGGAGTACTATATTAGTATAACCACAAAACAATTTGTAGCGAAAAAATATTGTATAGCATCACAGGTTGAGGCCATGGCCAAGGGAGAGGTTCCCATGGGAGGCAGTGCACTCGCGGAGGTAGTGGACGGTGCCGGGGTGGCTTGCAGAGGTGGTGGCCATGGCAGCTCCGCATCCCTGCGCCTCGCCAGGGACCTAGCCTGGAACTCATTATACTCTTCATCTCTCATAGCCCAGAAACACAGCACATGCAGCCATGACCTGATAATGCTATCAAAAACAAAGCAGAGGTGTGCCTGTGATAAAAAGGAGAATCCAAGACCACAAAGCAAcagcaaaaaaaaattgcaacAGGAAATGACCAGTTCAATAGTATATAATTTATAAAGCATAACACAACAGTAATAATAAAATAACAGTACATCAGGAGAGTTGGGTTGGTCAAACAAAGCATGTTTTCCAGTACATGTCTCGAGAACCGAAATGGGGCAGCAGGGAAAAGCTCTTCATAATACAACGCATAGAATGAAGCTCGCCAGCAGGCAACACCAAAATCCGAAGTCCAGAAACCATCTCTCTCTCTATTGACAGGCGCTAGATCATAGCTCGACAGTGCCGCACTGAAATGGGGGTTCTGCTGTTTTGACAGAGATCACTGGAAAAGGAAAAGACAGTGCAGTTTTAGATTAGTACAAGTAGAGGTTATATGGCCACTCGTGTTGACGTGTCGGAATCATGCCAATGGACTACAGAGGAGAATACCCATCTGTGTTGGAGTAGAATACAATGTTAAGTTCAAATTTCCTAGAACTAAGATGAGGTTGATAAATGATGAGGAACTTCACCTGTTGAGGTGGCTGCTGCCCTGCTGGTTGTTGGTAGTTCGGATAGCCAGGGTAAGCCCCATAACCGTACATGTTAGGGTCTTGAGGTTGTGCATATCCACTATAACCTTGTCCATAGCCAGCATAGTAACCACCGGCAGCAGCACCAGCACCTGCACCCCACTGGTTGGATTCCTGCTGAGGCTGAAAATGTTGACAGCTCATAATGTTACCAACTTTAGCACTAGCATACAACTCAGACAGGATAGCAATTTAAAATATGCAAGAGATTACCTGAGTCTGCTTGTTCGAAGGGCTTCGTCCCCATGAAAGCCTCACATTCTGCCCACCAATCAAGGTACCTTGCAGCAATTGCAGTGCTTGCTCAGCAGAAGGCCTGAGTACACGGTGACAAGAGTAGCTTAGAAGGAATGTACTTCAAAAATACAcacacaaggaacaaccatagcaTTCAACAAATAAAACTAACCTGTTACTGAACTGAACAAAACCACATCTCTTTCCAACAGGAATCTTGACATGGATGACTTCCCCAAAAGGAGCAAAAACTAGTTTCAAGGCATCTTCAGTGACGTTGGGATCAAGGCCACCGACGAATATCTGAGACAAAAGAAACCAAAACGTCaaacaaaaaattgaaaaacagCTAAGTGTTATACAGAAAAGTAGAACTAAGAACGCACGGTGGTATTGTTAGGATCATTGTCAGACTGAGCTCCTTGAGTATTTGTATTTGGTACTGTAAATGAAAGCAAAAAAGTGAAGGAAATACATTGTAAGACTTGATAAATATAAAAAGTAAACATGAATGCATATCATGCAAGAGACACACAAAGTTCTAATGACAAATATAACATTGTGACTAAAGCATTGGAAAGGATAAATAAGGAATCATCGATTATCTCTCGGTGCATGTAATTAGCAATTCTCTTGATGAATGAAGAAACCAAAGGTCTGCATGGCAATTTACTTTGCATGTGTGCATTCCTGATTGAGCATTGGCCATAACTTTTATATACAAAGGAAAGAGGTTCTAAAGATAGACGTATATATTCGGCATATAGGTAATCAGGAAAACAATGAACAAACCAGAAACAGACTTCAAATTTAGAACATGAATGATTTACAGTTGATCTAAATGAGGCAACACATTATGCAAGAAATGTAACACCTCAACTCGATTGGTACAGCACCTATAGGAAGGAAGACTGTTGGATGCTGTTTCCAGATAGCATTAGAATAATTTGTTCTCTCCATATGTCCCATAATATAAGACTTTATCACCAATACTCTCCTCATGTCCATATGTCCGTAATATAAGACGTTATTACAACCTGATAACTTGCCAGACATATGTCCCGTAATATAATACGTTATTACAACCTGATAACTTGCCAGACGTGAGGAGAGTATTGATAATAACGCCTTATATTAcaggacagagggagtagtattatTCTATTCTGCGTTAAATAATCTAAATTCATGCAAGGGACCATTATTATACTGATGAAGAATGTCTTCTTGCAGAAAAAAGGTAGAACATATGTTCGATTGTTCAGAATAATAAACCAAGTAAAAGAACAAGAAAAATATAAAAGAAGGGAAAGGCACCCTCAAGCATAACAATCAGGTAGCCATGAGAAATAGCTGTATAAATGTCATAGCAAAAGGCTAATGCAGCGACATGAGGGCAACATGAGATTGATAACATTTACCTCTCTCCTGAACGCCAGTTGTTTTTTTATTTGCTGCTGGACCAATGCGCATAGGTCTGGAAGAACAAGGCATCCCATTCATTTCAGTCATTGCACGAGCTTGCTCTGCAGGATCGCCAAACTTGACAAAACCATAACCCTTTGGACGCATTGTCATTTTATCTGTTACAACTTTTGCGCCCTTCACTGAAGGGTAATGGACCCTGAATGTCTCTTGTAGCATGTAGTCTGTAACATCTGCAGCAAGATCCCCAACAAAAATTGTATAATCAGGGCTATCATCACGCTTTTCACCAGCACTGGCCCAATTCAGCCTGTATTGCATCTCAACATTTGGCATCATTTGCCCATTGAATGTTGTAAGCACTCGCTCAGCGGCTGCATGGCTTACAAACTCAACAAAGCCATAACCCTGAAGCTGTCCAGTTAGCTTGTCACGGATAAGCTTCACAGACTGTACCTGTAAATTGACACAAAAAAACTCAGATTGGTAAATTCACATCTGTTGTTACATGGTCTAGAAACATTCAAACCCATGTGCAGAAGACACAATTGTCCTTGCAACATCATACAAATCGTAACAAAACTCATAACTGCTGAAGAATAACAGCTAATTCAGCTAGAGCATGAAAAAAAAGTTAGAAAAATAATCGCCACAAAATAACTAACCCCCTGGAGCTCAATTCTCTAGAGCTCAATTTATTAAGCAGCTCTACCATCACAACTAAATCCTTCGTCACCCAAACCTTAAATCTTATTTTGAGGGAACCAAAACCTTAAATCTAGATAAACGACGCGTACATCCACGAATTCTAGGACAAGCGCAATCCAAACACAGCGCAACTGTACCTCGCATCAGACCGAGCGAGGAGAACAAATCTAGAGTCAGATCGGGATGCATACCTCCCCGGTGCTCGCGAAGCAGCCGTAGACGTAGTTCTCGTCCATCCAATACTGGAGATCCCCGATCCAGAGCGTCCTCACCTCGTCCGCCGCCGCGGGGGCGGCCGGAGCCTGCGGCGCAGCGTAGTACTGCTGCGGAGCAGGCACCTGCGCGTAGGGCGCCGCCTGTGGAGGCGGCTGGCCCCACATCGCATGCGGCTGCTGCGGCGGGGGCTGCGCGTACTGGGGCATCGGCGGCGGGATCGCGCCCCAGTGCGGCGGCTGCCCGGTGGCGCCTTGCGGAGGCATGCCGGGGTGCGGCTGCGACGGCGGGGGCTGCTGCATCATGGCGAGAGACCGtaaccctagagagagagagagagaaagagagagagacggGGGAGAAGAGGATATGGAAATTTCAGGATTGCGATTTGTACACGGAGGCTTTGGAGTTTGGACCTATATTGGATTCAAATGATTTTACTGTAGGAGTAATAGAAACTCTGAAGTATTCGAATTCTTATATACTCTCTTCTTTCTAAAAAAAAGCTTTGTAACTTTTTTTCTAAATACAGATGAATCTATAGCTAAAATATGTCTATATACCTCTAAATAAAGTTTAGAAACTTTTTTTAGCAATGGAGGGAGTAAAACAATTAAGCGTGTACCTGCAACAAATTCGCTCAACAATATTTTTTGTTACGTGTGGCGAGTTCGATCACCCTTTCACTTGTCTTATTGTCTGACGATACTAGTAGCTAGAATACTTGATGCAGTATCTCATGTCGTTATCCTCTAATCCACGCAAAGGGAAAGATCGTTCCTCCCACCAACGCAAGCGGCCATCAACACTAGTCACCACCCGGCAACAACTATTCATTGTCTCATCGCCATAaagtttttatgtgagtttctttCAAGTTGATGGTATAAAACCCATGAGCAGCTCAACTAACGTTTTAAGAACTATGTAATCATATATCATGGTAACACATGGTGCATTTGATAGCAAAATGTTTTAGAAACTATTCTAACAATATTATGGTTTCTAAGAATAGTGTGGCTTTATTTGTTAATTAATTAATTTTGGGGGTGCGGTGTTTAGTTTTAGAAAAACTTCAATACTTTATACCATGGTATTAGCAAAAGTTATAGTTTTATTTTGCATATAGTAGGGAAATATAGATCTACTGATCTTTGAATGTCATAACAAAAAACATAGAACACAAAAGTTATGTAAAATAGTGATGAAGGTACTTCTTAAAAAATTTAAACGATCAACTATGTGCGATGAATTTGTTAGGATTCACCTTAAAAAGCTCCAAACATCAACGTGAAACTAAACTTTGAAAAATCAACCAAACTACGAACCGATTGTGGGAATGAAATTACAACATTGATGTACATCTTTTTGAGGAGTGCTTACCTCGCATCAAGGCATGGTTTGTATGATAGATTAGATGGGACTAAATTTAAATAGATTAGATAAACATAAACACCTCCATAGAGTTACTTGCCAAGGAAGATCCTTTTTACACTCGCTAGAAGTTAGTCCTGAAAAAATCGCCGGTTTGAGTGTTCCTCCCTATTAGAGTCTTTTGATTGCTTTATGTGTACAGATATCTTTTTACACGCGAAACCAAATGGGCCAAAGTTGGGAACCTGATTGGAAATTTGTAGGCAACCAAAAGGCCCAAGTGCATGCATCGCCTTTGTTATGCTTTTGACATACGGAATATCTACGCTTGTTATAATCTGATCGGAGAGTCAAGTTTTATCCATGACAAAACATTTTTCCTTCGGAAACCAAcaaatttatttttcttttcattaATATATGATGCGCTAAGtgcttatttttcttaagaaaatCACAAGCATAGGGGGCGCAACCCCTGCTCGTCTCACCTTGTCTACGTCCCTGCCAGTTGTTGTGTCGCATCGAATGGCTTTGGCTATCGGTGGCATTACTATGGTATGGGCATCGCATGTGTTTTCGTACTACAAGATCATATATATGGGGCTACGGCTCTAGCGGCTCAGTCTAGAGAGAAGACTGTTAATCCACTAGCCAGTACAAATTACCGCTCCAGATCATGATGAGATTTTCTTTCATTGCCGTCATAATAAAAATGACCAATTCTTTTGCCTTTTTCACAAATATACTTTTCATTTATTACCCAAACAAGTTTTGTCCGAGAGCAAGGCATTTTTCACTTAAAATACCTGAGCCAAGGTGTTAACCAAACCAGGCGAGGAACCAAATGCGAAGGAGCACGGACGGGAACTCAAACAAACTGGGTTGTCTAATGAAAGATAATCCAATACAAAAGTAACAAAAAAGAAGGAACAGGAAATAGCCGGTACAATATTATAGCATAATTCAACAGCA contains:
- the LOC124701906 gene encoding RNA-binding protein L-like — translated: MMQQPPPSQPHPGMPPQGATGQPPHWGAIPPPMPQYAQPPPQQPHAMWGQPPPQAAPYAQVPAPQQYYAAPQAPAAPAAADEVRTLWIGDLQYWMDENYVYGCFASTGEVQSVKLIRDKLTGQLQGYGFVEFVSHAAAERVLTTFNGQMMPNVEMQYRLNWASAGEKRDDSPDYTIFVGDLAADVTDYMLQETFRVHYPSVKGAKVVTDKMTMRPKGYGFVKFGDPAEQARAMTEMNGMPCSSRPMRIGPAANKKTTGVQERVPNTNTQGAQSDNDPNNTTIFVGGLDPNVTEDALKLVFAPFGEVIHVKIPVGKRCGFVQFSNRPSAEQALQLLQGTLIGGQNVRLSWGRSPSNKQTQPQQESNQWGAGAGAAAGGYYAGYGQGYSGYAQPQDPNMYGYGAYPGYPNYQQPAGQQPPQQ